In one Thermosipho ferrireducens genomic region, the following are encoded:
- a CDS encoding pyridoxal-phosphate-dependent aminotransferase family protein, producing MIKKNYLLSPGPTPVPFDVLLEGARETIHHRTPQFVSILEETLEEAKYLFQTKNNVFAFLSSGTGALEAAVANLLSPGDKAIIVEAGKFGERWREIAEAYNVNVVSIKLEWGEAVTPEQIKKAIEDNPDAKVVFTTYSETSTGTVIDLEGIAKVTRNTDVVLVTDAVSALLAEPLKTDEWGIDVVVTGSQKGLMLPPGLALITLNEKAWKLVEQSKNSKYYFNLKAYRKSYPDNPWTPGVNLIYMLRKAIKLVKDEGIENIWERHRVLADATRSAVKALGLELFSKRPGNVATAVKVPEGIDGKKLTKIMRDKYGVTIAGGQAHVKGKIFRISTLGYLSIFDTITGIAALEFVLNELGYKVEFGKGVKAAQEVLFKEVGQQ from the coding sequence ATGATCAAAAAGAACTATTTGTTATCACCAGGACCAACACCTGTACCATTTGACGTACTTCTGGAAGGAGCCCGCGAAACAATTCATCATAGAACTCCTCAATTTGTAAGCATTCTGGAAGAAACACTTGAAGAGGCAAAATATTTGTTCCAGACAAAAAACAACGTCTTTGCTTTTCTTTCTTCAGGAACTGGCGCATTAGAAGCTGCTGTAGCAAATCTTTTAAGCCCCGGTGACAAAGCTATTATTGTTGAAGCTGGAAAATTTGGGGAAAGATGGAGAGAAATTGCTGAGGCATATAATGTTAATGTTGTATCTATAAAACTTGAATGGGGGGAAGCCGTAACTCCAGAACAAATTAAAAAAGCTATCGAAGATAATCCAGACGCTAAAGTAGTATTCACAACTTACAGTGAAACTTCCACAGGAACAGTTATAGATCTTGAAGGCATCGCTAAAGTAACCAGAAATACAGATGTTGTTCTGGTTACAGACGCCGTTAGTGCTCTCCTTGCAGAACCTTTAAAAACCGATGAATGGGGAATAGATGTGGTAGTAACAGGTTCACAGAAAGGCTTAATGTTACCACCCGGGCTTGCCTTAATAACTCTCAACGAAAAAGCCTGGAAGCTTGTAGAACAATCTAAAAATTCAAAATACTACTTTAATTTGAAAGCTTACAGAAAATCCTATCCGGACAACCCCTGGACTCCAGGAGTTAATCTTATTTACATGTTAAGAAAAGCTATAAAGCTGGTAAAAGATGAGGGAATTGAAAATATATGGGAAAGACATAGAGTTCTTGCAGATGCCACAAGAAGTGCAGTAAAGGCTCTTGGACTTGAACTCTTTTCCAAACGTCCTGGAAATGTTGCAACGGCAGTTAAAGTTCCTGAGGGAATAGATGGTAAAAAATTAACAAAAATAATGAGAGATAAATACGGTGTTACCATAGCAGGTGGACAGGCACATGTTAAAGGAAAAATATTTAGAATATCAACTCTTGGTTACTTAAGTATCTTTGATACTATCACTGGAATAGCTGCACTTGAGTTTGTTCTCAATGAATTAGGATATAAAGTAGAGTTTGGAAAAGGTGTGAAGGCAGCACAGGAGGTGCTGTTCAAGGAGGTTGGCCAACAATGA
- a CDS encoding hydroxyacid dehydrogenase, protein MRIHVNDPLDKSAMEKLKNSGHIVTEEHLAKEELIKEIPDIDVLVVRSATKVTADVINAGTKLKIIARAGTGLDNVDVEAAKSKGIKVLNTPGANGISVAELVIGFMIACSRHIARGTADLKNNKWTKKELKGHELYKRTVGIIGFGNIGKEVAKRLLAFEMNVLAYDPFIKETDLDVKLVDLDTIYREADIITVHVPLTSETKHLINKEAIDKMKDGVIIINAARGGVLDEEALYEALVSGKVYAAGLDVFEVEPPEDELRRKLLSLPNVVATPHIGASTKEAQLRVGQIIVDKILQEL, encoded by the coding sequence ATGAGAATTCACGTAAACGATCCCCTTGATAAGAGTGCGATGGAAAAGCTTAAAAACTCTGGACATATAGTAACCGAAGAACATCTGGCAAAAGAAGAACTTATAAAAGAAATCCCGGATATAGACGTGTTAGTTGTAAGAAGTGCCACAAAAGTTACTGCAGATGTTATAAACGCTGGAACAAAATTAAAAATTATTGCAAGAGCTGGTACAGGTCTCGATAACGTTGATGTAGAGGCTGCTAAATCTAAAGGAATCAAAGTACTAAATACTCCCGGCGCAAATGGCATTTCTGTGGCTGAACTTGTAATAGGATTTATGATCGCCTGTTCCAGACACATAGCAAGAGGTACTGCAGATTTAAAAAACAACAAATGGACTAAAAAAGAACTTAAAGGACATGAACTCTACAAAAGAACAGTCGGAATTATTGGATTTGGTAATATAGGCAAGGAAGTAGCCAAAAGATTGCTGGCATTTGAGATGAACGTACTTGCTTATGATCCATTCATTAAAGAAACTGATCTTGACGTAAAATTAGTAGATTTAGACACAATTTACAGAGAAGCAGACATTATAACCGTCCATGTTCCTTTGACTTCTGAAACCAAACATCTTATTAACAAAGAAGCTATAGACAAAATGAAAGACGGTGTGATTATCATAAATGCCGCTCGTGGCGGAGTTTTAGACGAAGAAGCGCTGTACGAAGCACTTGTTTCAGGAAAAGTTTATGCTGCAGGCCTTGACGTTTTTGAAGTAGAACCTCCTGAAGATGAATTAAGAAGAAAACTCCTTTCCCTGCCAAATGTAGTAGCAACCCCTCATATTGGTGCTTCAACAAAAGAAGCACAGTTAAGAGTTGGACAAATAATAGTAGATAAAATTCTCCAGGAATTGTAA